In a single window of the Natronomonas salsuginis genome:
- a CDS encoding anthranilate synthase component I family protein: MRVITDRESFRAVAAEAAETARMPVELRTRVSDPFEAYRRARRGDGGDVFLETSGGQSGWGYFATDPIERVTVSSDAVALDDESGAERGRHASSPSLATLDAALRAENLARGDCETPYPCGLVGWLSYDVARELEAIPEETDDDRGLAHLQLAKYDRIAAWREPRGNEVELRITACPRLDEHESVDAAYDWALGRARDLLARIVAGDRSAGRAPAEGERAAFESGCGRAAFADRVRAIKASIRDGDTFQANVSQRLSAPAAVHPVEAYAALRRVNPAPYSALLEFRGIDLVSASPELLLDVEGDRLLTEPIAGTRPRGETPEADRALEAELLADDKERAEHAMMVDLERNDLGKVSEYGSVDVAEYRRVDRYSEVMHLVSLVEGRLRPERSVADAVGAMFPGGTITGAPKPKTMAIIDDVERTRRGPYTGSIGIFGFDDRATLNIVIRTLVRDGDRYDLRVGAGIVHDSDPDVEYEETLAKGRALVNAIDAALEDRATFTLEAAR; encoded by the coding sequence AGGCGTATCGCCGCGCCCGGCGCGGCGACGGCGGCGACGTCTTCTTGGAGACGAGCGGCGGTCAGTCCGGCTGGGGCTACTTCGCGACCGATCCGATCGAACGCGTCACGGTGTCGTCGGACGCGGTCGCACTCGATGACGAGAGCGGCGCGGAACGCGGCCGGCACGCGAGTTCGCCGTCGCTCGCGACGCTCGACGCCGCGTTGCGCGCCGAGAACCTCGCGCGCGGCGACTGCGAGACGCCGTATCCGTGTGGGTTGGTCGGCTGGCTCTCCTACGACGTCGCGCGGGAGCTCGAAGCGATTCCGGAGGAGACCGACGACGACCGCGGTCTTGCCCACCTGCAGCTCGCGAAGTACGACCGGATCGCCGCCTGGAGGGAGCCCCGCGGCAACGAGGTCGAACTGCGAATCACGGCCTGTCCGCGACTCGACGAGCACGAATCGGTCGATGCGGCCTACGACTGGGCGCTCGGGCGCGCCCGCGACCTCCTCGCCAGGATCGTCGCCGGGGACCGCTCCGCCGGGCGCGCGCCTGCCGAGGGCGAGCGGGCCGCCTTCGAGAGCGGCTGCGGACGGGCGGCGTTCGCGGACCGAGTTCGGGCGATCAAAGCATCGATCCGCGACGGGGACACGTTCCAGGCGAACGTCTCCCAGCGGCTGTCGGCCCCGGCGGCCGTCCACCCCGTCGAGGCCTACGCCGCCCTGCGCCGCGTCAATCCGGCACCCTACTCCGCCCTCCTCGAGTTCCGGGGCATCGATCTGGTGAGCGCGAGCCCCGAGCTCCTCCTCGACGTCGAGGGCGATCGACTCCTGACCGAACCGATCGCGGGCACCCGCCCGCGCGGGGAGACGCCCGAGGCGGACCGGGCGCTGGAAGCCGAACTGCTGGCCGACGACAAAGAGCGCGCCGAGCACGCGATGATGGTCGATCTCGAACGAAACGACCTCGGGAAGGTGAGCGAGTACGGCAGCGTCGACGTCGCGGAGTACCGCCGGGTCGACCGCTACTCGGAGGTGATGCACCTCGTCAGCCTCGTCGAGGGGCGATTGCGCCCGGAGCGCTCGGTCGCGGACGCCGTCGGCGCGATGTTCCCCGGCGGGACGATCACGGGCGCGCCGAAGCCGAAGACGATGGCGATCATCGACGACGTCGAACGGACGCGACGCGGCCCCTACACCGGCAGCATCGGCATCTTCGGGTTCGACGACCGGGCGACGCTGAACATCGTCATCCGGACGCTCGTCCGAGACGGCGATCGCTACGACCTCCGAGTCGGGGCGGGGATCGTCCACGATTCGGACCCCGACGTCGAGTACGAGGAGACGCTCGCGAAGGGCCGGGCGCTCGTCAACGCGATCGACGCCGCGCTCGAAGACCGGGCGACGTTCACGCTGGAGGCGGCGCGATGA